One window of Biomphalaria glabrata chromosome 6, xgBioGlab47.1, whole genome shotgun sequence genomic DNA carries:
- the LOC106059906 gene encoding protein LTO1 homolog isoform X1, producing MTKGSLVKMKTNCDDTDIFHSVTMTEDVSWQEGYKVGLSEGNKKGFLEGYGLGAIKGIELGAEVGFYTGYAASVLNKHSSSESRIAKVCEAILDLGKDFLNLDPTSEELSLNLSKIKGKFKQLTSLLGIHIEYNSTETNTDKIITF from the exons atgacaAAAGGTTCTTTggtgaaaatgaaaacaaattgtgATGATACAGATATATTTCATTCAGTTACCATGACTGAGGACGT GTCATGGCAAGAAGGTTATAAAGTTGGTTTAAGTGAAGGTAATAAAAAAGGCTTTCTAGAAGGCTATGGACTTGGAGCAATAAAAGGCATTGAGCTTGGAGCAGAG GTTGGATTTTACACAGGATATGCAGCAAGTGTTTTAAATAAGCACAGCTCATCTGAATCACG CATTGCTAAAGTTTGTGAAGCAATCTTAGATCTTGGTAAAGATTTTCTGAACCTTGACCCAACTAGTGAAGAGCTTTCTCTTAATCTGagtaaaataaaaggaaaattcAAACAG CTGACCTCATTGCTTGGTATCCACATTGAATATAACTCAACTGAAACAAACACTGACAAGATCATAACATTTTGA
- the LOC106059906 gene encoding protein LTO1 homolog isoform X2: protein MSWQEGYKVGLSEGNKKGFLEGYGLGAIKGIELGAEVGFYTGYAASVLNKHSSSESRIAKVCEAILDLGKDFLNLDPTSEELSLNLSKIKGKFKQLTSLLGIHIEYNSTETNTDKIITF from the exons AT GTCATGGCAAGAAGGTTATAAAGTTGGTTTAAGTGAAGGTAATAAAAAAGGCTTTCTAGAAGGCTATGGACTTGGAGCAATAAAAGGCATTGAGCTTGGAGCAGAG GTTGGATTTTACACAGGATATGCAGCAAGTGTTTTAAATAAGCACAGCTCATCTGAATCACG CATTGCTAAAGTTTGTGAAGCAATCTTAGATCTTGGTAAAGATTTTCTGAACCTTGACCCAACTAGTGAAGAGCTTTCTCTTAATCTGagtaaaataaaaggaaaattcAAACAG CTGACCTCATTGCTTGGTATCCACATTGAATATAACTCAACTGAAACAAACACTGACAAGATCATAACATTTTGA